A window of the Capricornis sumatraensis isolate serow.1 chromosome 9, serow.2, whole genome shotgun sequence genome harbors these coding sequences:
- the SNCB gene encoding beta-synuclein isoform X3 has translation MDVFMKGLSMAKEGVVAAAEKTKQGVTEAAEKTKEGVLYVGSKTREGVVQGVASVAEKTKEQASHLGGAVFSGAGNIAAATGLVKKEEFPTDLKEEYQEYEPEA, from the exons ATGGACGTGTTCATGAAGGGCCTGTCCATGGCCAAGGAAGGCGTCGTGGCTGCCGCGGAGAAAACCAAGCAGGGAGTCACCGAGGCCGCGGAGAAGACCAAGGAGGGTGTCCTCTACGTCG GAAGCAAAACCCGAGAAGGGGTGGTGCAAGGAGTGGCCTCAG TGGCTGAGAAAACCAAGGAGCAGGCATCACACCTGGGAGGAGCCGTGTTCTCTGGGGCTGGGAACATTGCAGCAGCCACAGGTCTGGTGAAGAAGGAGGAGTTCCCCACTGATCTGAAG GAGGAGTATCAGGAGTATGAGCCAGAGGCGTAA
- the SNCB gene encoding beta-synuclein isoform X2, translated as MDVFMKGLSMAKEGVVAAAEKTKQGVTEAAEKTKEGVLYVVAEKTKEQASHLGGAVFSGAGNIAAATGLVKKEEFPTDLKPEEVAQEAAEEPLIEPLMEPEGESYEEQPQEEYQEYEPEA; from the exons ATGGACGTGTTCATGAAGGGCCTGTCCATGGCCAAGGAAGGCGTCGTGGCTGCCGCGGAGAAAACCAAGCAGGGAGTCACCGAGGCCGCGGAGAAGACCAAGGAGGGTGTCCTCTACGTCG TGGCTGAGAAAACCAAGGAGCAGGCATCACACCTGGGAGGAGCCGTGTTCTCTGGGGCTGGGAACATTGCAGCAGCCACAGGTCTGGTGAAGAAGGAGGAGTTCCCCACTGATCTGAAG cCAGAGGAAGTGGCCCAGGAAGCTGCTGAGGAGCCGCTGATCGAGCCACTGATGGAGCCTGAAGGAGAGAGTTATGAGGAACAGCCGCAG GAGGAGTATCAGGAGTATGAGCCAGAGGCGTAA
- the SNCB gene encoding beta-synuclein isoform X1 produces MDVFMKGLSMAKEGVVAAAEKTKQGVTEAAEKTKEGVLYVGSKTREGVVQGVASVAEKTKEQASHLGGAVFSGAGNIAAATGLVKKEEFPTDLKPEEVAQEAAEEPLIEPLMEPEGESYEEQPQEEYQEYEPEA; encoded by the exons ATGGACGTGTTCATGAAGGGCCTGTCCATGGCCAAGGAAGGCGTCGTGGCTGCCGCGGAGAAAACCAAGCAGGGAGTCACCGAGGCCGCGGAGAAGACCAAGGAGGGTGTCCTCTACGTCG GAAGCAAAACCCGAGAAGGGGTGGTGCAAGGAGTGGCCTCAG TGGCTGAGAAAACCAAGGAGCAGGCATCACACCTGGGAGGAGCCGTGTTCTCTGGGGCTGGGAACATTGCAGCAGCCACAGGTCTGGTGAAGAAGGAGGAGTTCCCCACTGATCTGAAG cCAGAGGAAGTGGCCCAGGAAGCTGCTGAGGAGCCGCTGATCGAGCCACTGATGGAGCCTGAAGGAGAGAGTTATGAGGAACAGCCGCAG GAGGAGTATCAGGAGTATGAGCCAGAGGCGTAA
- the EIF4E1B gene encoding eukaryotic translation initiation factor 4E type 1B, with protein MAAACPAEEAEDGIQKWKKEEEKEEEEAAAGPCMEEEALRNAPEEGKLDLHPLLNRWALWFFKNDRSRAWQNNLHRVTKFNTVEDFWAIYNNIQLASKLSSGCDYALFKDGIKPMWEDSRNKRGGRWLVSLTKQQRHIELDHLWLETLLCLIGESFGEHSQEVCGAVINIRAKGDKIAVWTREAENQEGVLHIGRVYKERLGLSTKTIIGYQAHADTATKSNSLAKNKFVV; from the exons ATGGCTGCCGCCTGCCCT GCAGAAGAGGCTGAGGATGGGATCCAAAAgtggaagaaagaggaggagaaggaggaggaggaggcagccgcGGGGCCATGCATGGAAGAGGAGGCTCTGAGGAACGCCCCGGAGGAGGGCAAGCTGGACTTACACCCACTGCTCAACAG gtggGCTCTGTGGTTCTTCAAAAATGACCGCAGCCGAGCCTGGCAGAACAACCTGCATCGGGTCACCAAGTTCAACACCGTGGAGGACTTCTGGGC GATATATAATAATATCCAGCTGGCCAGTAAGCTCTCTTCCGGCTGTGACTACGCCCTGTTCAAG GATGGCATTAAGCCCATGTGGGAAGACAGCAGGAATAAGCGGGGTGGCCGCTGGCTGGTCAGCCTCACCAAGCAGCAGCGCCACATTGAGCTGGACCACCTGTGGCTGGAGACA CTGCTGTGTCTCATCGGGGAGAGCTTTGGGGAGCACAGCCAGGAAGTGTGTGGGGCCGTCATCAACATCCGAGCCAAGGGGGACAAGATTGCTGTGTGGACACGAGAGGCAGAGAACCAGGAGGGCGTGCTACACATTGG GCGTGTCTACAAAGAGCGCCTGGGCCTCTCCACAAAGACCATCATTGGGTACCAGGCCCACGCAGACACAGCCACCAAGAGCAACTCCTTAGCCAAGAACAAATTTGTGGTGTGA